The following are encoded in a window of Mycobacterium sp. ELW1 genomic DNA:
- a CDS encoding MlaD family protein: MRITGTAVKLAAFSFVLLLFTAIIVIVFGQFRFDRTTSYTAEFSNASGLRDGQFVRAGGVEVGKVSDIKLIGNGDRVQVTLNVDRTLPLYQSTTAQIRYQDLIGNRYVNLDRGTGEGADRILPAGGFIPMSRTQPALDLDALIGGFKPLFKALDPQKVNTIASSLITVFQGQGGTINDILDQTAQLTSALADRDQAIGEVITNLNTVLDTTVKHEKDFDQTVNNFEVLITGLKNRADPLAQSTADISNATGTLGDLLADDRPQLQNTIAKLETIQQPLADGQDRLDDLLTKLPAAVKMIGRAGGIYGDFFNFYLCDINLKLNGLQPGGPVRTVKITQQPTGRCTPQ, translated from the coding sequence ATGAGAATCACTGGCACAGCAGTCAAACTCGCGGCATTCTCGTTCGTGCTGCTGCTCTTCACGGCGATCATCGTCATCGTGTTCGGGCAGTTCCGCTTCGACCGAACGACCTCGTACACAGCCGAATTCAGCAATGCGAGCGGTCTGCGGGACGGTCAGTTCGTCCGCGCCGGCGGCGTCGAGGTCGGCAAGGTGTCCGACATCAAGCTCATCGGCAACGGCGACCGGGTGCAGGTGACGCTCAACGTCGACCGCACGCTGCCGCTGTATCAGTCGACCACCGCCCAGATCCGCTACCAGGATCTGATCGGCAACCGCTACGTCAATCTCGACCGCGGCACCGGTGAGGGCGCCGACCGAATCCTGCCCGCGGGCGGCTTCATCCCGATGTCGCGCACGCAGCCCGCGCTGGATCTCGACGCACTGATCGGCGGATTCAAGCCCTTGTTCAAGGCGCTGGATCCGCAGAAGGTCAACACCATCGCCTCCTCGCTGATCACCGTCTTCCAGGGGCAGGGCGGCACCATCAACGACATCCTGGATCAGACCGCTCAGCTGACCTCTGCGCTGGCCGATCGCGATCAGGCCATCGGTGAGGTAATCACCAACCTGAACACCGTGCTGGACACCACGGTCAAGCACGAGAAGGACTTCGACCAGACGGTCAACAACTTCGAGGTGCTCATCACCGGGCTGAAGAACCGCGCCGACCCGCTGGCCCAGTCCACCGCCGACATCAGCAATGCGACAGGGACGTTGGGAGATCTCCTGGCCGACGACCGCCCCCAGCTGCAGAACACCATCGCCAAGCTGGAGACCATTCAGCAGCCGCTGGCCGACGGTCAGGATCGGCTCGACGACCTGCTGACCAAGCTGCCCGCAGCCGTGAAGATGATCGGTCGCGCCGGCGGTATCTACGGCGACTTCTTCAACTTCTATCTGTGCGACATCAACCTGAAGCTCAACGGCCTGCAGCCGGGCGGACCGGTCCGCACCGTGAAGATCACTCAGCAGCCCACGGGTAGGTGCACGCCGCAATGA
- a CDS encoding MCE family protein, translated as MRTLEGSNRIRNGLAGILIVILVIGVGQSFSGIPQLFAQPAYYGQFTDSAGLNPGDKVRIAGMDVGTVKSLKIDGDKVLIGFNLGARQIGTESRLAIRTETILGKRVLEIEPRGGKPLQASGVLPVGQTTTPYQIYDAVFDVTKAAAGWDIDTVKRSLNVLSETIDQTYPHLSAALDGVARFSDTIGKRDEQFKHLLANANKVAAVLGNRSEQINRLAVNAQTLLAAVNERRAEVDALLSNVSLISQQFTGFVNDNPNLNHVLEQLKTISDVLVKHKTDLSDVLITASKFMGALAEAIGSGPYFKVLVVNLVPYQILQPWVDAAFKKRGIDPEEFWRNAGLPAFRFPDPNGQRQPNGAPPPAPIPLEGTPDHPGPAVGPGSPCSYTPPPDGIPTNNNPLPCAGLTNLPFGPVAEGAYPPPDVPISAPNPDAGYRPGVPSAAFPGELSPAIQGVPAPPLAPGPPGARTVPVAPTPGPATDIPGYAPPPNALIGPIPPPGPGPQVPPVGDLAPVDQGGGA; from the coding sequence ATGAGGACGCTAGAGGGTTCCAACCGCATCAGGAATGGCCTGGCAGGCATTCTGATCGTCATCCTGGTCATCGGGGTGGGGCAGAGCTTTTCCGGCATTCCCCAGCTGTTCGCCCAGCCGGCCTACTACGGCCAGTTCACCGACAGTGCCGGCCTGAATCCGGGTGACAAAGTCCGCATCGCCGGGATGGACGTCGGCACGGTGAAGTCGCTCAAGATCGACGGCGACAAGGTGCTGATCGGATTCAACTTGGGCGCCAGGCAGATTGGCACCGAGAGCCGGCTGGCCATCCGCACCGAGACGATCCTGGGCAAGCGTGTCCTGGAGATCGAGCCGCGCGGTGGCAAGCCGCTGCAGGCCAGCGGGGTGCTGCCGGTGGGCCAGACCACCACGCCGTACCAGATCTACGACGCGGTCTTCGACGTGACGAAAGCCGCTGCGGGCTGGGACATCGACACCGTCAAGCGATCACTGAATGTGTTGTCGGAGACCATCGATCAGACCTACCCGCACCTGAGTGCGGCGCTGGACGGGGTGGCCCGGTTCTCCGACACCATCGGCAAGCGCGACGAACAGTTCAAGCATTTGCTGGCCAACGCCAACAAGGTCGCCGCGGTGTTGGGTAACCGCAGCGAGCAGATCAACCGCCTGGCGGTGAACGCCCAGACACTGCTGGCGGCGGTTAACGAACGTCGCGCCGAGGTCGACGCACTGCTGTCCAACGTCTCGCTGATCTCCCAGCAGTTCACCGGCTTCGTCAACGACAACCCGAACCTGAATCATGTTCTGGAGCAGCTGAAGACGATCAGCGATGTGCTGGTCAAGCACAAGACGGATCTGTCCGACGTGCTGATCACCGCATCGAAGTTCATGGGCGCCCTGGCCGAGGCCATCGGCTCCGGCCCGTACTTCAAGGTTCTCGTCGTCAACCTGGTGCCGTACCAGATCCTGCAGCCGTGGGTGGACGCCGCGTTCAAGAAGCGCGGCATCGATCCCGAGGAGTTCTGGCGCAACGCGGGTCTGCCGGCCTTCCGCTTCCCGGATCCCAACGGCCAGCGCCAGCCCAACGGGGCGCCGCCGCCGGCACCGATCCCGCTGGAAGGCACGCCGGACCATCCCGGTCCCGCGGTCGGCCCCGGCTCGCCGTGCTCGTACACCCCGCCCCCGGACGGGATCCCGACCAACAACAACCCGCTGCCGTGTGCCGGTTTGACCAACCTGCCGTTCGGGCCGGTGGCAGAAGGTGCCTACCCGCCGCCGGACGTGCCGATCTCGGCGCCCAACCCCGACGCGGGCTACCGCCCGGGTGTCCCCAGTGCTGCCTTCCCGGGCGAACTTTCGCCGGCGATCCAGGGTGTGCCCGCCCCGCCGCTGGCGCCCGGTCCGCCGGGGGCCCGCACGGTGCCGGTCGCCCCGACACCGGGTCCGGCCACCGACATCCCCGGATACGCCCCGCCGCCCAACGCCCTGATCGGGCCGATCCCGCCGCCGGGACCGGGACCGCAGGTGCCGCCGGTCGGTGACTTGGCGCCCGTCGACCAGGGAGGGGGAGCGTAA
- a CDS encoding virulence factor Mce family protein, producing MSTVFNIRNLGLPKMSRTSVIVGTLVVVIALVVAVVGYKLYEKLTTNTVVAYFPEALALYPGDRVQIMGVRVGGIDKIEPAGDKMKVTFHYDNKYKVPANATATILNPSLVASRVIQLAPAYTGGPVMADNAVIPIDRTQVPVEWDDLRNQISDLVTKLGPTPEQPKGPFGDVLESFANGLEGKGQQINTTLKALSDAVSALNEGRGDFFAVLKSLALFVNALHKSDQQLVALNTDLATFTNSFSNSDQEVAKAVKDIDTLLTTARKFVNDNGSVLTKDINNLSEVTTQVLQPESRNGLETVLHVYPNLAANLQNIYHPTHGALVAIPTIASFANPMQFICSAIQSGSRLGYQDSAEMCAQYLAPIMDAIKFNFPPFGVNQFSTAETLPKYVAYSEERLRPPPGYKDTTVPGIWSRDTLFSHGNHEQGWIVAPGMQGVDVQAFTANMLTPDSLAALMGGPDPVNYPPGGPRGGAPSNSYDQNNPLPPPWYPGAIPPPPPGPDVVPGPLPVSQQINGGAPAPAGPAPAAPAGPALPAEMGGGQ from the coding sequence ATGTCGACAGTCTTCAACATTCGTAATCTGGGCCTGCCCAAGATGTCTCGGACATCGGTCATCGTCGGCACCCTCGTGGTGGTCATCGCGCTGGTCGTGGCGGTGGTCGGTTACAAGCTGTACGAGAAGCTGACCACCAACACCGTGGTGGCGTACTTCCCCGAGGCGTTGGCGCTCTATCCCGGCGACCGGGTGCAGATCATGGGCGTGCGGGTCGGCGGCATCGACAAGATCGAGCCGGCCGGCGACAAGATGAAGGTCACCTTCCACTACGACAACAAGTACAAGGTGCCCGCCAACGCGACCGCGACGATCCTCAACCCGAGCCTGGTCGCCTCTCGCGTGATCCAGCTGGCGCCCGCCTACACCGGCGGCCCGGTGATGGCCGACAACGCCGTCATCCCGATCGATCGCACCCAGGTGCCGGTGGAATGGGACGACCTGCGCAACCAGATCTCCGACCTCGTCACCAAACTCGGCCCGACACCCGAACAGCCCAAGGGCCCGTTCGGTGATGTCCTGGAGTCCTTCGCCAACGGGCTCGAGGGCAAGGGCCAGCAGATCAACACCACGTTGAAAGCACTGTCCGACGCGGTGAGTGCGCTCAACGAGGGCCGCGGTGACTTCTTCGCCGTCCTCAAGAGCCTGGCGTTGTTCGTCAACGCGCTGCACAAGAGCGATCAGCAGCTGGTGGCGCTCAACACCGACCTGGCCACGTTCACGAACTCGTTCTCCAACTCCGATCAGGAAGTGGCCAAGGCGGTCAAGGACATCGACACCTTGCTGACCACCGCCCGCAAGTTCGTCAACGACAACGGTTCGGTGCTGACCAAGGACATCAACAACCTCTCCGAGGTCACCACTCAGGTGCTCCAGCCGGAGTCGCGCAACGGCCTGGAGACGGTGTTGCACGTCTACCCGAACCTGGCCGCCAACCTGCAGAACATCTACCACCCGACACACGGTGCGCTGGTGGCCATTCCGACGATCGCGAGCTTCGCCAACCCGATGCAGTTCATCTGCAGCGCGATCCAGTCCGGCAGCCGTCTCGGCTACCAGGATTCGGCGGAGATGTGCGCGCAGTACCTGGCGCCGATCATGGATGCGATCAAGTTCAACTTCCCGCCGTTCGGTGTGAACCAGTTCTCGACGGCGGAGACGCTGCCGAAGTACGTGGCCTACTCCGAGGAACGGCTGCGGCCGCCGCCCGGATACAAGGACACGACGGTGCCGGGCATCTGGTCGCGCGACACGTTGTTCTCGCACGGCAACCATGAGCAGGGCTGGATCGTGGCACCGGGCATGCAGGGTGTCGACGTCCAGGCGTTCACCGCCAACATGCTGACCCCGGATTCGCTGGCCGCGTTGATGGGTGGACCCGACCCGGTGAACTACCCGCCGGGTGGTCCACGTGGTGGCGCGCCGTCGAACTCCTATGACCAGAACAACCCGCTGCCGCCGCCGTGGTACCCGGGAGCGATCCCGCCGCCACCGCCGGGTCCGGACGTGGTCCCCGGACCGTTGCCGGTCTCGCAGCAGATCAACGGCGGGGCTCCGGCCCCGGCCGGGCCGGCACCGGCAGCACCTGCGGGGCCTGCGCTGCCCGCTGAGATGGGAGGTGGACAGTGA
- a CDS encoding virulence factor Mce family protein, translating into MLSTTRRYGWRGFVLVLTAMILTSCGWRGIANVPMPGGPGTGSDNMTVYVQMPDTLALNVNSRVRVADVFVGSVRAIELKNWIPTLTLKLQPGVKLPANAIARIGQTSLLGTQHVELDPPPNPSSEPLRNGATIPLKNSQSFPTTERTLASIATVLRGGGISNLDVIQTEVTNILDGNSEQIRDFLTKLDTFTDQLNQQRDDLTRAIDKTNELVSIVAARNNTLDRVLTEFPPLIKYFADARDRFTGAVEALGRFSKVTADTFSEARANFDTNLALLQRPLKQLGRAAPYLIDSLKLVITAPYPIDNIPKVIRGDYINTSATFDLTLSSIDNAFLTGTGVSGMLRALEQAWGRDPQTMIPDVRFTPHPNMTDGGPYVERGE; encoded by the coding sequence ATTCTGAGCACCACCCGTCGGTACGGCTGGCGTGGGTTCGTACTGGTACTGACGGCGATGATCCTGACGTCGTGCGGCTGGCGCGGTATCGCGAACGTGCCGATGCCGGGTGGCCCCGGCACCGGGAGCGACAACATGACGGTCTACGTCCAGATGCCGGATACGTTGGCGCTCAACGTCAACAGCCGCGTCCGGGTCGCCGACGTGTTCGTCGGTTCGGTGCGTGCCATCGAGCTCAAGAACTGGATCCCGACGCTGACGCTGAAGCTGCAGCCCGGAGTCAAGCTGCCCGCCAACGCAATTGCGCGCATCGGTCAGACCAGCTTGCTGGGTACCCAGCACGTCGAGCTGGATCCGCCGCCGAACCCGTCGTCCGAGCCGTTGCGTAACGGCGCGACGATCCCGCTGAAGAACTCGCAGTCGTTCCCGACCACCGAACGCACCCTGGCCAGCATCGCCACCGTGCTGCGGGGCGGCGGTATCTCGAACCTGGACGTCATCCAGACCGAGGTCACCAACATCCTGGACGGCAACAGCGAACAGATCCGCGACTTCCTGACCAAGCTGGACACCTTCACCGACCAGCTCAACCAGCAGCGGGACGATCTGACCCGGGCGATCGACAAGACCAACGAACTGGTGTCGATCGTGGCCGCGCGCAACAACACCCTGGACCGGGTGTTGACCGAATTCCCGCCGCTGATCAAGTATTTCGCCGACGCCAGGGACCGGTTCACCGGTGCCGTAGAGGCGCTGGGCCGGTTCAGCAAGGTCACCGCCGACACCTTCTCGGAGGCGCGGGCCAACTTCGACACCAACCTGGCGCTCCTGCAGCGGCCGTTGAAGCAGCTCGGCCGGGCGGCGCCCTACCTGATCGACTCGCTGAAGCTGGTCATCACGGCGCCGTACCCGATCGACAACATCCCGAAGGTGATCCGGGGTGACTACATCAACACGTCGGCCACCTTCGACCTGACGCTGAGCTCGATCGACAACGCGTTCCTCACCGGTACCGGTGTGTCCGGAATGCTGCGTGCGCTCGAGCAGGCATGGGGTCGCGACCCGCAGACGATGATCCCGGATGTTCGGTTCACGCCTCACCCGAACATGACCGACGGGGGACCGTATGTCGAGCGCGGCGAGTGA
- a CDS encoding MlaD family protein gives MLTRFIKTQLVMFGVLTVIALLVLGWYFLRLPTLAGIGQYELKANLPSSGGLYSTANVTYRGITIGRVTDVEPTETGVRATMSISDKYKIPADATANVHSVSAVGEQYLDLVSEGNPGQYFSPGQTITKSTVPEEIGPALDAANKGLAALPADKIPLLLNETAQAVGGLGPALQRLVDGTQALVTDFKTNIQDVNDIIQNSAPVVDSQVNSSDAIQRWAANLDTITTQTAEQDQALRNGLSQAAPTADAVNAVFSDVQEALPQTLANLEIVLDMLKRYHKGVEQSLVLLPQGASVAQSVSAPYPRQAALDFGLTINQPPPCLTGFLPASQWRAPADLRPMPVENNLYCKIPKDTPANVVRGARNFPCVDVPGKRAATPMECRSPEPYTPLGNNPWYGDPNQVLNCPAPGARCDQPVNPGTVIPAPSINNGMNPLPADLLPGPTPPTSDPLTPPGTGTVQCNGQQPNPCTYTPAAGSPAPGNTAVYTPQRGELTGPDGVKYDVKNSSSTGDDGWKEMLAPAG, from the coding sequence ATGTTGACCCGTTTCATCAAGACGCAGCTCGTCATGTTCGGCGTGCTGACCGTGATCGCCCTGCTGGTGTTGGGCTGGTACTTCCTGCGCCTGCCCACACTGGCGGGCATCGGGCAGTACGAGTTGAAGGCCAACCTGCCGTCCTCGGGCGGCCTGTACTCGACCGCCAACGTCACCTACCGGGGCATCACGATCGGCCGCGTCACCGACGTGGAACCGACCGAGACCGGTGTCCGGGCGACGATGAGCATCAGCGACAAGTACAAGATCCCGGCCGACGCCACCGCCAACGTGCACTCGGTGTCGGCGGTCGGCGAGCAGTACCTCGACCTGGTGTCGGAAGGAAATCCCGGTCAGTACTTCTCGCCCGGCCAGACGATCACCAAGTCGACGGTGCCGGAGGAGATCGGCCCGGCGCTGGACGCCGCCAACAAGGGCCTCGCGGCGCTACCGGCCGACAAGATCCCGTTGCTGCTGAACGAAACCGCCCAGGCGGTAGGTGGTTTGGGCCCGGCGCTGCAACGTCTGGTCGACGGCACGCAGGCGCTCGTCACTGACTTCAAGACGAACATCCAGGATGTCAACGACATCATCCAGAACTCGGCGCCCGTCGTCGACAGCCAGGTCAACTCCTCGGATGCGATCCAGCGGTGGGCGGCGAACCTCGACACCATCACCACCCAGACCGCCGAGCAGGATCAGGCGCTGCGCAACGGGTTGAGCCAGGCCGCACCGACCGCCGACGCGGTCAACGCGGTGTTCAGCGATGTGCAGGAGGCGCTGCCGCAGACGCTGGCCAACCTGGAGATCGTGCTGGACATGCTCAAGCGCTATCACAAGGGCGTCGAGCAGTCGCTGGTCCTTCTTCCCCAGGGCGCATCGGTCGCCCAGTCGGTGTCGGCGCCGTACCCGCGCCAGGCCGCGCTGGACTTCGGCCTGACGATCAACCAGCCGCCGCCGTGCTTGACCGGCTTCCTGCCGGCAAGCCAGTGGCGTGCTCCGGCGGACCTGCGGCCGATGCCGGTGGAGAACAACCTCTACTGCAAGATCCCGAAGGACACCCCGGCCAACGTGGTCCGCGGCGCACGTAACTTCCCGTGCGTCGACGTGCCCGGTAAGCGCGCCGCGACGCCGATGGAGTGCCGCAGCCCCGAGCCCTACACCCCGTTGGGCAACAACCCCTGGTACGGCGACCCGAACCAGGTGCTGAACTGCCCCGCGCCCGGTGCTCGATGCGATCAGCCGGTGAACCCCGGTACCGTGATACCGGCACCGTCGATCAACAACGGGATGAACCCGTTGCCGGCCGATCTGCTGCCGGGCCCGACACCACCGACGAGTGACCCACTCACTCCACCCGGGACCGGCACCGTTCAGTGCAACGGTCAACAACCGAACCCCTGCACGTATACCCCGGCAGCCGGTAGCCCGGCACCAGGTAATACGGCCGTCTACACCCCGCAGAGGGGGGAGTTGACCGGTCCCGATGGCGTGAAATACGACGTCAAGAACTCGAGCAGTACAGGAGACGACGGATGGAAGGAGATGCTGGCTCCGGCCGGCTGA
- a CDS encoding Mce protein, translated as MEGDAGSGRLTPPPADDADHSAAEETANPTPPVDETEPSDSVAPRGSRLSGRRLAVVCAGLVIAGLLVATGGFFALRSHDKSAAAARAETTALAAAKDCVTATQAPDASAMAASQQKIIECSTGDFAAQATLYSGLLVDAYQAAKVQVQVSNMRAAVERHNDDGSMDVLVAVRVKVSNSAAQDQEQGYRLRVKMAPEGGTYKIANLDQVSK; from the coding sequence ATGGAAGGAGATGCTGGCTCCGGCCGGCTGACCCCACCCCCGGCCGACGATGCCGACCACAGTGCGGCTGAGGAGACGGCGAATCCGACCCCACCGGTCGACGAGACCGAACCGAGCGACAGCGTCGCGCCGCGCGGGTCGCGGCTGAGCGGACGCCGCCTGGCCGTGGTGTGTGCCGGACTGGTGATCGCCGGCCTGCTCGTCGCCACCGGCGGATTCTTCGCACTGCGGTCGCACGACAAGAGCGCCGCCGCGGCGCGGGCCGAGACCACCGCGCTGGCCGCGGCCAAGGACTGCGTCACCGCCACCCAGGCGCCGGATGCCAGTGCGATGGCCGCCAGCCAGCAGAAGATCATCGAATGCTCGACCGGGGACTTCGCGGCGCAGGCCACCCTGTACAGCGGGTTGCTGGTGGACGCTTACCAGGCCGCCAAGGTCCAGGTTCAGGTCTCCAACATGCGTGCGGCCGTGGAACGGCACAACGACGACGGGTCGATGGACGTGCTGGTCGCGGTGCGGGTGAAGGTGTCCAACTCCGCGGCCCAGGACCAGGAGCAGGGGTATCGGCTGCGGGTCAAGATGGCGCCTGAGGGAGGCACGTACAAGATCGCCAACCTCGACCAGGTGAGCAAGTGA
- a CDS encoding RDD family protein yields the protein MTVTVPEADTGAEADVDAPEVAHEASAGVPADWSARAGAFVVDVFFGAGVVITCLLVAWTAPLRGWLWWVAVALAGVVFLAVAVNRLLLPAITGWTLGRSLAGIVVVGRDGTPVGPWRLLARDLAHLLDTAAVFLGWLWPLWDSRGRTFADLLTRTEVRRVEGERPNRRRLAGVVLAVLAVVAACATALAYFGVYRPELAVEQARQQLAVDGPRIVAQMLSYDVASIDNDFARARGLATDAYRPQLVAQQDAVRKAGPVDNDYWVTNGAVLTNTRDTAVMLLLMQGQRGEAPKQRLITATVRVNFERSAAGQWQVANLSVLAKPNPAGEPK from the coding sequence GTGACGGTGACGGTCCCCGAAGCGGACACCGGCGCCGAGGCCGACGTCGACGCACCCGAGGTCGCCCACGAGGCTTCCGCCGGGGTGCCGGCCGACTGGTCGGCGCGGGCCGGTGCGTTCGTAGTCGACGTCTTCTTCGGTGCCGGCGTGGTGATCACGTGTCTGCTGGTGGCGTGGACCGCACCACTGCGCGGATGGCTGTGGTGGGTCGCGGTCGCACTGGCCGGGGTGGTGTTCTTGGCGGTCGCGGTGAACCGCCTGCTGCTGCCGGCGATCACCGGCTGGACGTTGGGCCGCTCGCTGGCCGGCATCGTCGTGGTCGGCAGGGACGGCACGCCGGTCGGTCCGTGGCGGTTGCTGGCCCGCGACCTTGCCCATCTGCTCGACACCGCCGCGGTGTTCCTCGGCTGGCTGTGGCCGCTGTGGGATTCGCGCGGCCGAACCTTCGCCGACCTGCTCACCCGCACCGAAGTGCGCCGCGTCGAGGGCGAGCGCCCCAACCGGCGTCGCCTGGCCGGTGTGGTGTTGGCGGTTCTCGCGGTGGTCGCCGCCTGCGCCACCGCGCTGGCCTACTTCGGTGTGTACCGACCGGAACTCGCGGTCGAGCAGGCTCGCCAGCAGTTGGCGGTGGACGGTCCGCGGATCGTCGCGCAGATGCTGAGCTACGACGTGGCGTCGATCGACAACGACTTCGCCCGGGCCCGGGGCCTGGCCACCGACGCGTACCGGCCGCAGCTGGTCGCGCAGCAGGACGCCGTGCGCAAGGCCGGACCCGTCGACAACGACTACTGGGTGACCAACGGCGCCGTGCTGACCAACACCCGCGACACGGCCGTCATGCTGCTGCTCATGCAGGGCCAGCGCGGCGAGGCACCCAAGCAACGCCTGATCACCGCCACTGTGCGGGTGAACTTCGAGAGGTCGGCGGCCGGCCAGTGGCAGGTCGCCAATCTGTCGGTGCTGGCCAAACCGAACCCGGCAGGGGAGCCGAAGTGA
- a CDS encoding mammalian cell entry protein, protein MSPRRKLDADHRDLFRLPDPQPRRWVLPLVAGLAAVLIIAAITGSTLLLVKRETQRHDAVRDVAVLSFVRGFVTHYTSIDPFHANDYADKVLAQGTGQFAKLYQDKMNEVVVQVARAEPTTGTVQDLGIERWNRDGSADVVVAATTKTRMPDGKTIESGSRWVVTATQEGGEGGPWKISNLLQVI, encoded by the coding sequence GTGAGCCCGCGCCGCAAGCTCGACGCCGACCACCGGGACCTGTTCCGGTTGCCCGACCCCCAACCGCGCCGCTGGGTCCTGCCTCTGGTCGCCGGCCTGGCGGCGGTGCTGATCATCGCCGCGATCACCGGCAGCACACTGCTGCTGGTGAAGCGCGAAACCCAGCGACACGACGCGGTCCGAGATGTGGCTGTGCTCAGCTTCGTTCGCGGCTTCGTCACGCACTACACGTCCATCGACCCGTTCCACGCCAACGACTACGCCGACAAGGTGCTGGCTCAGGGCACCGGACAGTTCGCAAAGCTGTACCAGGACAAGATGAATGAGGTCGTCGTCCAGGTGGCGCGGGCCGAGCCGACGACGGGAACCGTCCAGGACCTCGGTATCGAGCGCTGGAACCGTGACGGCAGTGCCGACGTGGTGGTGGCCGCGACGACCAAAACCCGTATGCCCGACGGCAAGACCATTGAAAGCGGCAGCCGCTGGGTGGTCACCGCGACCCAAGAAGGAGGTGAAGGAGGTCCGTGGAAGATCAGCAACCTGCTTCAGGTGATCTGA
- a CDS encoding Mce protein: MEDQQPASGDLTDAAPEATPEATPEDEATDADAETETGDSAAAETTKKPTWLSRNKTALGVGISAAVFVAGGAFAGAAVQPYLADQAAVDTKLAIARTAADAITTLWTYTPDDMDKLPDRSAKYLSGDFEDQYRKYVDAIVPTNKQAKVTNSTEVVGAAVESLNGSEATAIVYTNTTSKSPLTKDIPATKYLSYRVQLTRDGSHWLVTKMTTVTSLDLTPKL, encoded by the coding sequence GTGGAAGATCAGCAACCTGCTTCAGGTGATCTGACCGACGCCGCACCCGAGGCCACACCGGAGGCCACGCCCGAAGACGAGGCGACCGACGCCGACGCCGAAACCGAAACTGGGGACTCGGCTGCCGCGGAGACGACGAAGAAGCCAACCTGGTTGAGCCGCAACAAGACTGCGCTCGGTGTGGGGATCTCGGCAGCCGTGTTCGTCGCCGGGGGTGCCTTCGCCGGTGCCGCCGTCCAGCCGTACCTGGCGGACCAGGCCGCCGTCGACACCAAGCTCGCGATCGCCCGCACCGCCGCCGATGCGATCACGACGCTGTGGACTTACACCCCGGACGACATGGACAAGCTGCCGGACCGATCGGCGAAGTACCTGTCCGGCGATTTCGAGGATCAGTACCGCAAGTACGTCGACGCGATCGTGCCGACCAACAAGCAGGCCAAGGTCACCAACAGCACCGAGGTGGTCGGCGCGGCCGTCGAATCGCTGAACGGCTCGGAAGCCACCGCGATCGTCTACACCAACACCACGTCGAAGAGCCCGCTGACCAAAGACATTCCCGCGACGAAGTATCTGTCGTACCGCGTGCAGCTGACCCGCGACGGCTCGCACTGGCTGGTCACCAAGATGACGACGGTGACCTCACTGGACCTCACGCCCAAGCTGTAA
- a CDS encoding YoaK family protein, whose protein sequence is MAVASPVSQRSTVVALLLLTFATGLVDAISVLVLGHVFVANMTGNVIFLGFWFVPHSGVDMTAAVVAFVSFLTGTVLGGRFARHLDHEVAVRTWLTAALGAEVVLLAVLAALAGSGVVNYHDDGKLILIAGLALAFGGQNAAARQFGIQELSTTVLTTTLVGIGFDSRLAGGTGQREKLRYSVVVTMCAGATIGATMSRFMVAPVIALAAVVVAAGLAVFRYGPQPVTASDGDH, encoded by the coding sequence ATGGCCGTCGCCTCGCCCGTCTCGCAACGATCCACCGTCGTCGCGCTGCTGCTGCTGACGTTCGCGACCGGATTGGTCGACGCGATCAGCGTGCTGGTTCTCGGGCACGTGTTCGTGGCGAACATGACCGGCAACGTGATCTTTCTGGGCTTCTGGTTCGTGCCGCATTCCGGGGTGGACATGACCGCCGCGGTCGTCGCGTTCGTCAGCTTCCTGACCGGCACGGTGCTCGGCGGACGCTTTGCGCGCCACCTCGATCACGAGGTGGCGGTGCGGACGTGGTTGACCGCGGCACTGGGCGCCGAGGTGGTTCTGCTGGCGGTATTGGCCGCGCTTGCCGGTAGCGGTGTCGTCAACTACCACGACGACGGCAAGCTGATCCTGATCGCCGGGCTGGCGTTGGCGTTCGGTGGGCAGAACGCCGCGGCCCGACAGTTCGGTATCCAGGAACTGTCCACCACGGTGCTGACGACGACGCTGGTGGGGATCGGCTTCGACAGCCGGCTCGCCGGCGGCACCGGGCAGCGGGAAAAGTTGCGCTACAGCGTGGTTGTGACGATGTGCGCAGGTGCGACCATCGGCGCGACGATGTCGCGTTTCATGGTCGCGCCGGTGATCGCATTGGCGGCGGTCGTGGTGGCAGCCGGCCTGGCCGTGTTCCGGTACGGTCCGCAACCCGTGACGGCATCGGACGGGGATCACTAG